A genomic window from Silene latifolia isolate original U9 population chromosome 11, ASM4854445v1, whole genome shotgun sequence includes:
- the LOC141613476 gene encoding protein FAR-RED IMPAIRED RESPONSE 1-like, with protein sequence MYSHNIFKDFQTEFVAALSDCRFKDVEKIDETKIYILTDLQMPNKSWNVAYSPDNMEITCSCSMFQRMGLLCVHRLWILHNQDFRKYEQDITQRWTKAAMSKPVFDKDGKQIDVSQKFFDRKSLSTELWQEVYSCVSVAECDDNDMKLLIEKLRDIRLDMISNVKCTKQRRKTR encoded by the coding sequence ATGTACTCGcacaacattttcaaagactTCCAAACAGAATTTGTTGCAGCTTTGTCTGATTGCCGTTTTAAAGATGTggagaagattgatgagacaaaaatatatattctaacAGACTTGCAGATGCCAAATAAGTCATGGAACGTAGCATATTCACCAGATAACATGGAGATTACTTGTTCTTGTTCTATGTTTCAGAGAATGGGCTTGTTGTGCGTGCACCGCCTTTGGATTCTACACAACCAAGATTTTCGAAAATACGAACAAGACATAACGCAAAGATGGACAAAAGCTGCAATGAGTAAGCCTGTCTTTGACAAAGATGGCAAACAGATAGATGTCTCTCAAAAGTTTTTCGATAGGAAAAGTTTGAGTACCGAGCTGTGGCAAGAGGTTTATTCTTGTGTCAGCGTAGCTGAGTGTGATGATAACGACATGAAGCTTTTGATTGAAAAACTGAGAGATATTAGATTGGATATGATTAGTAATGTGAAGTGtacaaagcaaagaagaaagacaagatga